The following are encoded together in the Rhinopithecus roxellana isolate Shanxi Qingling chromosome 5, ASM756505v1, whole genome shotgun sequence genome:
- the LYSMD4 gene encoding lysM and putative peptidoglycan-binding domain-containing protein 4, giving the protein MRHKELLTKTFRGPAVVCRTPSSHVYTFKNGSGDSGDSSEEESHRVVLRPRGKERQKSGVHQPHQAGAGDVVLLQRELAQEDSLNKLALQYGCKVADIKKVNNFIREQDLYALKSIKIPVKNHGILTEAHKELKPLLSPSSETTVTVELPDADRAAAGTDAQANQLMDFFKGIDQNIERAVQSEIFLHESYCIDTSHQPLLPAPPKMPMNGADCGIQWWNAVFIMLLIGIVLPIFYLVYFKIQASDETPNSLNTTVIPNGSMAMGTVPGQAPRLAVAVPTITSADSQFSQTTQAGS; this is encoded by the exons atgaggcacaagGAATTGTTAACCAAGACCTTCCGAGGCCCAGCTGTCGTCTGTAGGACTCCGAGCAGCCACGTATACACGTTTAAGAATGGCAGTGGGGACTCGGGGGACTCCTCTGAAGAAGAGTCTCACCGTGTGGTTTTGCGGCCCCGGGGCAAGGAGCGCCAGAAGAGCGGTGTCCACCAGCCTCACCAGGCGGGAGCAGGTGACGTGGTGCTGCTGCAGCGGGAGCTGGCCCAGGAGGACAGCCTCAACAAGCTGGCTCTGCAGTACGGCTGCAAA GTTGCAGATATCAAGAAAGTCAACAACTTCATTAGAGAACAAGACTTATATGCTTTGAAATCTATTAAGATTCCAGTGAAAAACCATGGGATCCTAACAGAGGCCCACAAAGAACTAAAACCCCTTCTGAGCCCATCTTCGGAGACCACAGTGACTGTGGAACTGCCAGATGCAGACAGAGCAGCCGCAGGTACCGATGCCCAGGCCAACCAACTGATGGATTTCTTTAAGGGGATTGACCAGAATATTGAGCGTGCAGTGCAGTCAGAAATCTTTTTACATGAAAGTTACTGCATAGACACCTCGCAtcagccactgctcccggctccTCCGAAGATGCCAATGAATGGTGCAGATTGTGGCATTCAGTGGTGGAATGCTGTTTTCATCATGCTTCTAATTGGTATTGTCTTGCCCAtcttttatttggtttattttaaaatacaagctaGTGATGAGACCCCTAATAGCTTGAACACAACTGTCATCCCCAATGGCTCGATGGCAATGGGTACAGTTCCAGGGCAAGCCCCTAGACTAGCAGTTGCAGTGCCAACCATCACTTCTGCAGACAGCCAGTTCAGTCAGACCACCCAGGCAGGGAGCTAA